TTTTAGAGACTACGCTCCAACAAGTTCACCATAAGCTGCAGCATCAAGCAGAGCATCAAGTTCGGCAGGATTTGCAATCTCTATCTTTATCATCCAGCCTTTGTCGTAAGGATCCTGATTAATGTTTTCAGGTGAATCGCCGAGAGAGGAATTAATCTCAACGATTTTACCGCTGCATGGTGCATAAAGTTCGCTCACTGTTTTTACAGCTTCTATGGTTCCAAAGTTCTCGTCAACGGAAAGTGAGTCGCCTTCAGCTTTTGTGATATCAACAAAGACCACATCACCAAGCTCACCCTGGGCATAATCGGTAATTCCGATATAGCCGGTGTTGCCTTCAATGCGAATCCATTCATGTTCTTTTGTATACTTTAAATCAGATGGAATATTCATCTTGTCTCCCGGGGGTTAATTTTTGTTTTTAGGTTTAAAATCTTCGAGGAACGATGTATCAAAGTCTCCCGAAATAAACCTTTCGTCTTCTAAAACATCAAGGTGGAAGGGGATTGTAGTCTTAATCCCTTCGATAATAAACTCACCCAGAGCCCGTTTAGCCTTCTGAATCGCTGAGGTTCTGTCTTTGTCCCAGACTATCAGTTTTGCAACCATCGAATCGTAATACGGAGGTATGGTGTATGACTGGTAGATGTGGGAGTCGATTCTTACTCCGAGCCCGCCGGGGAAATTGAGAGATTCAATCCTTCCGGGTGACGGTCTGAAGTTGTTATCAGGGTCTTCTGCGTTGATTCTAAACTCAAAGGCATGACCTTTGGGTCTGTTGTTGGGTGGTTCAATCACAAAGCCGGCGGCAGCGAGAATTTGCTGCTTTACGAGGTCTGTTTCATA
The sequence above is a segment of the Bacteroidota bacterium genome. Coding sequences within it:
- the gcvH gene encoding glycine cleavage system protein GcvH, with protein sequence MNIPSDLKYTKEHEWIRIEGNTGYIGITDYAQGELGDVVFVDITKAEGDSLSVDENFGTIEAVKTVSELYAPCSGKIVEINSSLGDSPENINQDPYDKGWMIKIEIANPAELDALLDAAAYGELVGA